The Raphanus sativus cultivar WK10039 chromosome 2, ASM80110v3, whole genome shotgun sequence DNA segment agccgtcctctcacgactattttgcgcgatatctgcatccactacgaaaatttggtagcccctaaacactctttagctccaccataaaattagcctgttccacacctagcccgtctaccctgaatagtgcctgtgatgagaagctcacgctgctcttaaatgaatgtagggagttctgtctcgatagttttgctttttcaggtttgagatgtagagtatggagccgattttcgaacagcagtcagtggggttctggtaagggtgtgttgtcATAGTtttactgcttgtatggttcagagattcgtggttaaggtatggttgctgagaataggagagttcccacactttcaaacctttctccctgttcttgatacttggtcttgttcgaggacaaacaaggatctaagtctgggggaattgatatatggtgttttatacatcattgtatatatgttttctaattggttttcaagtctttatcgagtctttctagtccttttcgagtcattacaggtctggagttgcactggatgggagatggacctgctggaacaaaagaagcagaaaacagtgcagtttggtgattttcacgcagaacagtctgatgactgttcccgatcaagcggaacaagcagacggagtgatcccgcggttgttcccgacgaataaggaaaatacaacatctcgggatttgccctaattatcctctttttctctctggccgcctgtggcttttgatataacttctttttctatttttctacatcattctaCGCTACTTTTCATAGAGAAACAGACTCTAGAGCTTTTTTTACTTTGTGATTTCATAccttgtaaagggagaaggatctctctctctctctcgttttagagaagatcatcctgaaccctctctttgtttctgttatatttatgcagtattattcatctatgaactctgtgttttctatgttcatggctgagtagtcggctagcttgtctagggttctagggtgttgatttcgtgagctaaacatagataagtgaatcactcgattgtcttcattcataaccattcttactgcttgcattaaactggccgcttaatgttagatcataggtttaatttgatcatcaaaagtgcttaggttgctagatctgttttgaatgagcattgcatccctaattagcgaaagtagatattagggtgttctgtgaacctatcggacttgatctctattgcttgttgtcgcttctcacctcaacgacagttagacggtgagatcgatcagcatagggagcagtaccacgacagtggactgttctacttgagtgatccgagttctagactgttcttattagcacttgaataattgtttagctcacaagtattgacacccgatgaagtaaccctaggctggcttctctttaaattgaattctcatttatattattttacttgctTTGCACGTTACCCTCAAAACAAACCCCCATATTGTCTTAGCTTAATTTTGAtcccatagaaataaagtgtaatagttggtctctgtggattcgatcctaaagtgctacatcgacataccattcgattgtggtagtgtgcacattaggttaattggtgtgcgtgaacacgaatatcaatcATGCATGGTAGAGAGCTCTTACAACAAGGGCTCTTTAGACACATTGAAATGGAACAAGCTCCAATGTCTTGGGTGAAAATTTGATTATTGATACAATCCATAAACCCCATTGTACAAGGAGATAGTGAGGTTAAGTTGGCTCTCAAGGTATCTGATCTTCTCATCGTGGGGACCAGTTGCTGGAATCAGACCTTGTTAAACCAGATGTTCACGCTAGAAGATGTCCGAAGAATCCTGTTGATAAAACCTTGCTTGAATTAGGAGGATTCAATCCGATGGGGTTTCACTAAAGATGGAATATACTCTACTCAGAGTGGATACAAGTTTCTGGAAGCACTGTCTGATTTTAATCACCCACAAAATAGAGTCCTACCACCGATAGAGAAACAGTTATGGAAGAACCTACGAAAATCAAAGCACTTCCAAAAATCAAACACTTCATATGGAGAGCTTTATCGGGTGCTTTGGCAGTGAAAGACCGTCTAACCACTCGTGGTATTCAGATTGATACCACATGTTCCAGCTGCAACCATGAGACTGAAAGCATTTGTCACACGCTTTTTGTGTGTGATAAAGAAAAGGAAGCTTGGGATCTAGCCAACGTACCATTACCCCAAGTAGGTTTCTCCagaaactctttttttcttaaacttcTTACATCTCATAAAGGTATCTAATGCGACAGCAGGAGACTCTAAAACGCGAAGAGTGTTCCTATGGTTAGTGTGGGAAATATGGAAAGCTAGGAACGCTATGGCCTTTGAAAACAAGGTTGTAGCGGCTTCCACCATTGATGTTAGAACCTTTGAGGAAGCGTATATATGGTAGAAAAATGTTATCCTTAAGGTGAACTCTAGGGCTGTAGAATGAGAGTCTATAACAGAACAACATATTGGGTGGATCAAGCCACCAAGTGGTCATTTGAAATGTAATGTAGGATCTTCTTGGGTTGACTCTAATCATCCGAGTGGAGCTTCTTGGATCATGAGAATGGCAAAACCATTATGCACAATCATATTCCTTCATGTACTCCAAAACAGAAGCATATTTGTGGGCAATGTACTGGACGGTAGAATGTATTCAAAACACTCACCAAGTCAATGACATCTTCGAAGCTTCATCAGAACAGCTTTATGATATTCTGTGTAGCCACTACATCATCTCGCTTTCCGTAGAGTTGTACAAGCTATAAACCAACAACTTAATGGGATTGACGGATGGCGCCTTGATCACGCGAGGTCAGAACGTAATGAGGCGGCAGCAGCAATTGCCGTAAGCGTTACGCAAGATAGGTGTCACCATTCATACATGGCCCATGAACCGTCTTGTCTTCACCAACTGCTGACCTTGGAAGTTTCTTCCAAATCGAGGAAGGGACGATTTACCATCCAACACCCTCATGTGTTTCCTCTACAACCGTTGCTATCCCTTTTCTCTTTGGTGTCTACTGACATCCTTATTTCTCTTCTTTCGGTTTCGTAATATTGGGGCTTGTCTTCTTCGAGAACACCATACTACGTCTTTCGATTtgcagtgttaaaaaaaaagctgcaccaaataatatttgatttccTACAGATGCTCCATATGCGAACATATAGTacttaacaaaacaaaattatggtTGTAGTATCGcaactattatattaaaattaaacatatatacagtaaaacctatataaattaataattttggtactttaaatttttattaatttatacagatattaatttataaaaaaagattttagattttttctgttttgtttctatttttatttataaaagaagaaagtatttaattttaccgtatatacattatttaaactttgtaaatttgactttcatattgttctattatcttatttggtgtatacttttatgttaattttactaaatattgtcaaaataaattgaaatgttaataaaaatagaggtattttcattgtgaatataaaactaatcatataatttttaatttgtatttatataaaaattatatatagatagattattaatttatgattttaataggattatatatttacatgaaaattttaaaaatattattattttattattttatcgatttttgTCGTATTTTACACCGGTTCAAAATAGGACTggtgaaatttattaatttataaaatattaatttataaaatattaatttatagaggttatgCTGTagttagatttatatatatgtagataATAATGATATCGTTTATTAAAGACTAAAAAGTTTAAATCAAACCTATGGTAGCCACCaaaaccaaattatattatcGCATATCGCATTGCACGCATGGATTAGAAAATCATAGTAAAACGTGTAAAACTCTCATTTTaccaaactatattttttagtttatacgAGAATTTTGAAATGGaccattatcttttttttttgacctgGAAATGGACCATTATCACAATTACATTATCTATTAAAGTATTCTAAATTGCATTctgcataaaaatatttatgattctaACAAATACTTAACTGAAATCTTATATTTCATTGTACTAACCACTCTTTCATTGAAATTATCAGtgattttatataagattttagTGATTCTAAGACCTTTAGTAAATAGTAATTCTTATACCTTTATATTTCCaagatatctatcttattaaagctgaagtacaattcggtgtgtttggatacttggataagagtattaaaaaaatttggtgtgtttggttacttggatatcatttataaagaataagtttgtttggaaacttggattgtaGTCAGAGGCGGACCCAGAAATTTAAGTAGACTGTGGcacattatttttattatagtaaataaaataattaataataaataataaataaaacatatttttttgtgtgatatatatttaaaaatcaaaaccacaCTGAAATAGTAACTAAAAAAACCTcagatataataaaaataatgcaAAAATCTCATAAAGTCATTCTTCGATCTCCCATATCTTGAAATCTTTTTAGCACTGCTTCATTTGTTATTTCGTCAAAATGGTCCTTTTCAGTATAACAAACCATGCAAGCATTCAAAAATTCTTCACCCATTCGGTTGCGTAAGGTAGTCTTCACAATTTTCATCGCAGAAAAAGATCTCTCGACAGTAGCAGTGGCAACGGGTAAAGTCAAAACTAGCTTCAAAAGGCGATAAACAAGAGGATGTGAAAGATGTTTTTTGGTCTCCACCATCATAAGTGCAAGATCTCCAAGACCCTTCAAATTGGCAAACCTTTGATCTTCAGAGATATAATCGATGTAAATAGCAAGTTGATGCTCAAGAGATATTCGTTCCAGAGAGCTAAAATCTTCATGATAAAACTCTGATAATCTTACAAATTTTGACTGATCAAACTGGTGGAATGAATCAATGGGGCTCAAAGATGCAGTGCAACCAAGCAGCTCAGTGTTTATCTCGTCAAAACGATCATTAAACTCTTGAATTTGCATATCCAATACTGTGTAAAAACATTCAACTTGATAATGATGCAAGTTTGTTATGTTGCTTCTCTGCCTTGGCCTCTTTGGATTAACAAATTCTTCTTCCATACTGAGTAactctgttttatttttctcacaGAAGGAGTTCACCTTTCCAATGATTGAATCCCATCCATTATCCCTGAGCTTGTACAATTGTTGCTTGGTAGATTGCACTAAAGACATCACATTCAAAATATCCTGATCTTTGCTTTGTAAAGCCAGTGATAGATTATTTGTGAGACCAAGAAGAAGTAACATGAACTGTAAGTAGAACACAAAGTCGAATGTGTGAAAGTATTTGAGGAGACCATTAGCTTGACATCTTTTGATACCATCTGGCCCATCTGTTTCCACATGCTCAAGCACTTTAATGATAGAAGTGAATAAATCAGCCAATCTCAATAAAGTTTTGTAGTGAGAACTCCAACGAGTATTACCAGGTCTTTGAATTGAACGCTCCTGATTTAATCCATTTGCTGTCTTAATTTCACCCCGACTAACTCCTTCCTCGAGTATCTTACGTTGGTCTTCTCGAATCATATCTTGTCTCTTACAAGAAGCTCCAACAACATTTAACAAGACAGCaatcttataaaaaaaatcactaatttcaaaatgttttttagCAACTGCAACGACAACCAATTGAAGCTGATGAGCAAAGCAGTGTACATAATATGCAGAACTGTTTTCTCTCAAAATTAGAGATCTCAACCCATTGAACTCACCCTTCATATTACTAGCTCCATCGTAACCTGCCCTCTTAACTTTTTCATGCTTAGTCCACGTTTTGCAAACAGTGAATCTATAGCACTTTTTAGAGTTGCAGAAGAAGTTTCTTGAACATGAATAAGACCAACAAATCTTTCTTTGACTATCCCCTTTTTATCACCAAAGCGAAAAACCACTGCCACTTGCTTTTTAGTAGAAACATCTGCAGACTCATCCACCATCAAGAAAAATACATCATGATCAAGCTCCTGAATAATAGATTGAATAACTTCCTCCGCAAAGCAATGTGCTAATTCTTTCTGAATTTTGTGAGACACCATTTGATTATTCTTAGGAGCATTCTCCAACACAACCTTACTTACAAGCTCATTCTGATTTGCAGTATATTTCACAAGCTCAACAAAGTTTCCCCTATTGGCTGATTCCATCGACTCATCATGTCCTCGAAAAGGTAATCCTTGTCGTAGTAAATATCTACAAGCATCAATTGAAGCATTCAATCTGATCTTGTATTCATTTTTTGCTGCTTCATTCTGCTTATAAAAAGAACGAGCGATTGACTGATCTTGATTCATTAGACTATCAGCCATCTTCATAGCATTGTTGTGAAAACTATTCACTAGTCCCACATGGTCTCCTAACCTCTTCGGATTTTTCCAAGTATCAAAGCCTTTTGTCACAAATTCATCACTTCCACCTTTGTTCTCAGTGTAGTCTCTAAACAAGTAGCAAAACAAACAATATGCTTTGTTTGTTCTTACACTATATTCTAACCACCTACTGTAGAGATCAAACCAAGCTGGATTAAATCTTCTATATTTATTATCTACCAGCGTCTTAGGAAAATCATGACCACGAGGTTGACAAGGACCTTTTGTAAGATATTTGCGTCTTACCTTATCTCTTTCATTAGGATGATATTCTGATATTCTCTTTCTATCTGCAGGATCTGAGGGCAAAACTTCCAAATTGGGTTTTGAAATTGAAGGCAAATCCTTATTGATTTTTGATGTCGAAGCTGGATCCTTCACATTTGTTCCTTATTGATTTTTGATGTCGAAGCTGGATCCTTCACATTTGTTTCTGATGTTGATAATAAAGGATTTGAAGTCAAATTCTCCGAATTAGTATTCGACTTTGATACACATTGCTTTTTAAAATATCTCTCCATAGTAcctagtaaaaaatatattagtattcaAAACGATAATACACAACACgtaaaaaacctaaaaatcaaataaatatataacaaatctTTACAGATGGTATATATACTTACTTTGAAAAGATACCAAAAAGGCTCCTATGGTCGATTGTAGTCAAGTCAAAGAAAGAGATAACACGTAAGTTTTGTTATACGTGAAAAGCAGGCCCGTCTCTAGACATGTGCTGGGGGTGCATTGGCACAGGGTCCACTACAATTTTCAACTTTTTCTAGCCCAAATTAGGGTccaatattttttgaaaaaaaattctgtatgggaaaatattttttagccCATGGTCCATATATTTCCTGTGGACCATAGGCTAAAAAATTCTGCAGATTTCCTGTGAAGGAAGAACGTAACAGATAGGTAGGGTTTAAAATATTTGGGCTAATAAACTTTTGAGTCAGATTTAGTTGGATCAGATTTAGTTAAGTTATTGTATTTAAAGTGGACTTTGATACTTTGATATTATTGTTTATTGGGCTGGAACACTTGGAttagtaaaattattttagtttctgCTGAATGGAGCACGATACCTTTTGCTGGGTGGGGCACTAATACTTTTCTTTGGTGTAAactagaaattttttttaatgactaaagagaaaaaaataaaacagcaTGTGGCAAGTGCCACACCCATCATAGCGGTGGGTCCGTCCATgattgtagttaaaaaaattgtttggaaacttgaattgtatttttattaaaaaaatatctctatccaaataaaatCAGCAAATCCATTTAAATTTCCTATTTTAGGAAAtcactaattgatcatatatgttttcgtgatacataatatttttccactagatttttaaattaaataaatatcattcgaatattataaatatcgtAGGAAGTTCGAGTTGGATCATTTTCGGTCCGGGTTGGTTTGTAGCAacctaaaagtaaaaaataatttatatattaaactgaattaatatataaatatgttatattgctatgtaaataattgtttatagattctttagttgactaatttttgatatagcttatattaaaagaaatttatttaaaaaaattatatgaactgaagaaaaaacaatataaaagtactgtacatttgaattcaaaatcagtgtttggttacttggatagcatttataaagaataagtttgtttggaaacttggattatagttaaaaaaaattgtttggaaacttgaattgtatttttattaaaaaaaaatatctctatccaaataaaatctgcaaatccatttaaacttcctacattttaggaaaccactaattgatcatatatgttttcgtgatacacaatatttttcccctagatttttaaattaaataaatatcattctaatattataaatacgTAGGAGGTTCGAGTTGGATCATTTTCGGTCCGGGTTGGTTTGTagcaacctaaaaatatatcaataaactttcattttaaatatgacagtaataaataatttatatattaaactgaattaatatataaatatgttatattgctatgtaaataattgtttatagattctttagttgactaatttttgatatagcttatattgaaagaaatttatttaaaaaaattatatgaactgaataaaaagaaatataaaagtactatacatttgaattcaaaatcatttcttttaacaacaaactagacaaatatgttgaattgtatacaaattacaatgtaaatatttaattaatatagaaatatatcacattgtttaaacaaaatatcaatgtaaaagtattgtacatttatattctaaaattatttattttaacaataagccaaataaatatattgattgaagagggaataaaataaagtcagagaaacacatagtatAAAATCACAACGTTTTTTTAAATGCAGATAGTAACCCCTGaattttgcaattgcaaaaactaacccaAACTGTAGACCTAAATGCCAGTCAACTGTCGTAAACTGATGAGAAAGTCTATGTTTTTGTAGACAGAAAATAAAGTCTACACTAGAAAACCTATATAAAGTGAATTTGCATAGTATTCATAAtgtattttcaagatttttttgtttgaaagtgtGTATTAGTTAGTAATAATGGtcattaactatttttaaaagataatcttttataattatGAAACTATCAATTTTTTGGTTTGAGCATGTAGTTAACTAACATGTGTAGACATCTTTGGAAGTCTACGTTTATAGTTTTATCAAACATGAAATTATGAGGGGAAAAAACCCACAGAAGCATCACAAGGATTATAGGTTCTCCCAGTGCAAGAAACCGGGCCACACCCGTCCTAATTGTCTAGGATGAAAGGTTTAGTGTTATGATTTGTCTTATGTCTTATGTGTTGAACCTATGACTTGTATTGTTGTTTTGGATGTTGTCTTATGTGTTGAACTTATGTTGGATTTGTGGGTCTTTAGTCAGTGTTAAACTTATGAGTTGTATTGTTACTCTGGATGATGTCTTATGTGATAATGTTGAGTTTGTAGGTCTTTTGACAAGTTTATTACATGTCTACTTTCGGCCGAGCAGACTTACATTTTAATCTCTTTTAAAATAGACTTATTGGTTAGTCTACTGTATTTTCGTTGAATTTGTGatgaatatttcaaaaataagaataatACTAATAATATCTGATACAAAAGAAGCTGCATGATAGTCTAGCAGTAGACTTAAGTATTAGTCTTCTTTTACAAAAGACTTTCACATAAGTTTGCTGCATACAAATTATATAGTCTGTTACAATCACAAGTCTGATACAAAAGTCTACTACATcagttttaattgtttagttgaTTAGAGTATCTTGTGTAAAAATTGACAGCTAACAAAAGACTTTCACATAAGTTTGCTGCATACAAATTATATAGTCGGTTACAATCACAAGTCTAATACAAAAGTCTACTACATcagttttaattgtttagttgaTTAGAGTATCTTGTGTAAAAATTGAAagctaacaaaaaaataataaaatcatacAAGTGAAACACAACTAAAATgattacaatatttataaattatgcatCAAACAATTGTTtacaaatgaatattttattatgagaaattattacaaatcattttattaaaaatatgtttttagtgtGTTTGATTTTTCACAATCATGATGCCTCAAATAAAGTCTTGAAAAGAGTACCTGCAAAGTAAGATAAAGTTATgagaaaaacataagaaaaaatataaatcatattttagtagaaattttaataaatctacttaaagtttatggtttagtagaCTTTAGTTGAAGTCTACACTAGCGGAAATTTTTCAGATATATTAGTGTACACttagaaaatttgaaatattgttttttttctggaaaatattttaagatagtTTTTTTCCAACTTTTGTagtaaagaaaaacataaagtatGAATTTATAGGTtcaataaaaacagaaacaattACCTATAATGGATAAAtgtaaatcttacattttttgGGAAAATGATTTGAAAGCATTGGAGGAGAATACctgcaaaataagataaaataaaatcatatttgagtAAACTTCTAATGAAATCTTcttaaatctgaaaatatatacattaaaaatatgaaataagtttaatctaaattttttttagaaaatatattttataagaaaaaatagtaataaattaaagaaatatagtttgaatatgtaattttatttaaatgtaaatataatacacatatatttaaaatatatagatgtaaatcttacatttttggGAGGAGGAGATAACAACAATGGAGAAAATATCTacaaaattagataaaattatttaatgaacagaagaaaatataaaattatatttttgtagacTTCCAACGAAGTCTACTTAAAAATTTATGGTTCAGTAGACTTCATATAAAGTTTACTAGCCTTAGCTTATAAGCAAACTTCATTAGAAGTCTACACTATCTGATAattttcagatctgaaaaaatgtGTTCATTTTTAAATGTGAATCTAGTTTTTAAATCTGGAAATACTTCAAAATAGAATTA contains these protein-coding regions:
- the LOC108834030 gene encoding uncharacterized protein LOC108834030, encoding MKEIRDYTENKGGSDEFVTKGFDTWKNPKRLGDHVGLVNSFHNNAMKMADSLMNQDQSIARSFYKQNEAAKNEYKIRLNASIDACRYLLRQGLPFRGHDESMESANRGNFVELVKYTANQNELVSKVVLENAPKNNQMVSHKIQKELAHCFAEEVIQSIIQELDHDVFFLMVDESADVSTKKQVAVVFRFGDKKGIVKERFVGLIHVQETSSATLKSAIDSLFAKRGLSMKKLRGQIAVLLNVVGASCKRQDMIREDQRKILEEGVSRGEIKTANGLNQERSIQRPGNTRWSSHYKTLLRLADLFTSIIKVLEHVETDGPDGIKRCQANGLLKYFHTFDFVFYLQFMLLLLGLTNNLSLALQSKDQDILNVMSLVQSTKQQLYKLRDNGWDSIIGKVNSFCEKNKTELLSMEEEFVNPKRPRQRSNITNLHHYQVECFYTVLDMQIQEFNDRFDEINTELLGCTASLSPIDSFHQFDQSKFVRLSEFYHEDFSSLERISLEHQLAIYIDYISEDQRFANLKGLGDLALMMVETKKHLSHPLVYRLLKLVLTLPVATATVERSFSAMKIVKTTLRNRMGEEFLNACMVCYTEKDHFDEITNEAVLKRFQDMGDRRMTL